The Stutzerimonas stutzeri RCH2 genomic interval GACATCGGTTTGCTGCAGAGACCGGAGTATCCCGGCAGTAGTAGCGAGAGCAAACCTTACACGGGAGATGTAACGGACTTTGCACCGGAACAACTCAGCGACCTGCTCGACAGTTTATCGGCCAGCCACAGCGAGCAAGAGAAACTCCTTCGCGACTGGTATCAGCACTGGGATAAAGCGGGGCAAGGAAAGCGACTGCTCTCGGCGCTCGACGGCTTGCTTCTGTCAGAAAAGGGCTGGCCCAGCGGAGTCTTGGTGCTGTCTGACCTGGCCTTTCAGACGAGGCGCAAACTAAGTGGCGTGAAGGCAGCATGGAAGTACCTTGTCCAGGCGCATATCCGAAACGGTGCCTGGGTCGGGTTTGCGGAGAAAGAAGAGAAGACCCTCAGCAGACTCGATTTAGTCGTCAAGCATTATCCGCAGCGCTGTGACGAGTTTGTGGCTGCGACAACCTACGCCATGTTCGGCGATCCTGAACCGCCACGTGTGGCGCCCACGGAAGTTATGGTCTACTTCTATGCGCGACAAAATAGGATCGCTGAGGCAGTGAAGTTCGCGGAGACGATGGTCAATTGCGTTATTGAAGACACCCGTACCCTGCCGTTGGAGCGGCCTCGCTGGGCGGCTGAGTTGGTATCTTCTGAGATAGCGGAGGCTTGATGGACGAGCTTCGCATCCTCGTTGCTCGGCTTGGTTGGCCGTCAACGTCTACAAGGTGGTGGGCCATGCAGGAGCTGGCAGCTAGGCTGGGGGAGCCAGGTTCGAAGGCTGAGACCGAGTCCGTGCTTCTCCAAATGCTGAGCTCACGCCAGCTTGAGGCCGAAGTGGTCGAGATCCTGTGTATCTTCTGGATGGCGGTAAGAGCATGCGGCTACTCCCCCACTTCCAAGCTGGCTGAGAGCACTTCGAGGTCATCCATCCTTTCGGACCTCGTTCTGGAAAGCTGTGGTCTGTTGCCAGAGGGCGACGACGAAGCGCTGGAGGAGGTTCCCGAGGAGTTCGAGATACCCCAGGACTTTGACGGCGTGCAGGGCTCAGATTTGCCTCGGATCTTCCGAACTTCCTTGGGAAAGCTTGAGAGTCATACTGGGCTGCCGTTCGTCCGGCAGATGGCCTTTGAGTGGACGGCGAACCGCACCGCCTACCCAGACGCTCCGTTCCAAGGAGACCCCTGGCACTTCCTGAGGCCCATGGGCGAAGGTTTTGTCGGACAGCTATCCTCGCGGGCTGCTCTTCGCGCCATCTCCGCCTACCTTCGCACGCTGGCGGTTGCCGAAGATTTGTGGGGTATGCCAACGGATCTGGCGGAAGAAAGGGCTCTCTTGGCTTTACCTGTTCATCCGACCTTAGCCTTCCTCCGACCACTACGCCCTGTTTGGTTCCCTGCAACAACCGACTTCGACGGTGACACCGAGGCAATCGAAGCCTCCCTGCGAGCTCTGATTAGTCGCGTAGAGGCAGCGCGACCAAGTGACGAACTGATCGCGTTCAGTTCGCCAATCGTGATGTCGATCGAGAGGTGTGTGGAGGTCTCGATCGTTCGCTGGTCACAAGCGGCGGGCAGCGAGATCGCTGATGTGGATTTGGCTGTACATTTGGAGAACATCTGGTCCAGCGGGCGGATGCTTCGCAGTGCGGCGCCTGAGCCTCTGAGCACGACGACTCTTTTGATACCCCCCCATCTTGGCAGCCTAATAGATGGAAAGTGCAAGGCCTGGCCGCTTGCCGCGCCGCTCGATCTCGACCGCATAGGCTATCTTCAACACGATTTGTATCCGGGGCGGCTATTCCTTCCAACGCTCCCTGGCTGCGACCAGGCCGAGTTCACCCCTTGTGGTGGGCAGTTGGAGGTCAAGGTGGGCGAGCAGGTCATCGCTGATCTCTGTTACTGGAATGCGGGCTGGGGACCCGCACGCCCCATGCAGTTCGAAGGCAACTGTGGTGCCGCACTCATTTCAAGAGGTACGAGCTATCGGGAAGCGGGGGGCTCAACGGAAGGGGCGGTTCGCTCGTTCTATCTTTGGCAGGTGCGAACACTGCACCGAGACAACACCTTTGACAGGTTTAACCAAGCGCTGGCTATGGGCGCTATGTTCGTCTAGTTAGTCCCAAATCACTGTTGATGGCCGTTTATGGCTCGGGCTGTGTAAAAACCTCTGAGTTTTGCCGCTGGTTCGGAATCCCGAAGGGCCGTATTTGAGGCGCACGTAATCCCATCGAGCAAAGCTCCTGAAGGCATATCGTGTACCAGATGAACGAAGGCGTGCATGTACCCTGATTGGAGGCTTCGATGAAGATCACAGCTATGGAACAGAGCAAATCGGTCAGTGATGTCCTGTGCGACATCTGCGGCGATAGCACGCGCGTTGAAGGGCAAGGATTGCAATTTGGCACTCTTCGCGCCAGTTGGGGCTATGGCTCGGCTCATGATGGCGAGCGCTATGAGGTCCATCTGTGCGAGTCCTGTTTTTTCAGAACGCTTTTAGGTCTCAGACGTGAGCGGATGGTGAACTTCATGTTCAGTGATGAAGACCAAGATCTCAGCGACTTTGGGCGCGTTGCTCACGATGATTTTTTCAATGAGGGTGGTAGCTCGGCCACCTAATTCCCGGCTGTGGCAGCACCCAAGTCTAGCCTGCATCTCATCTTTAATTGTGAGATCAACGTCAGCTGAGGCGACGTGATCCCCTGCGCGGAGAGCACTAAACCAAACACGTCGAGGATGCATTGCCTGCTTAAATGGCTGAGTCCGTAGGGTACTTGCAATAGCAGGCGAATATTGACTACCCGCGACTCTGTAGCCGAGCAGCCTGTTGAGCCTTTTGCTGTTCCCTTGCCACAGCCTGCTGCGCTATCCGCTCCTGAATCTGGGTGTAGAGCTGAGCATGCTCATTGTCCCGATCAGCTACAGTGACCACCAGAGAATAGGGCTCCTTCTCTGCTGCAGAGGGGTTCCAGTCACGGTCTTGCCTGACCACGACCAAAAACCACTTTTCACCCGGTTTACACTGCCGAAGCGTCCAGCGTGAAGACTGGACCGTACCGCGGTTTCTCAGCTGGGCCGAGATGTCGCGATTGCTGGACTTGGCCTCCTTGAGCACCTCCGTCTCAGCCTTGAGTTCCTTGCTAAAGTGCTTCTGAACTTCGTCTAGCGAAGTGCCTACAGCCAAGCGATAGTTGATCTGAGTGGCCAAGTAATCAATTCTGGTAGTTCGGACTACTGGCGAGTAAGCCAATGTTATCGAGAGCTCACGTGTCCCACGAGCGGAACGCAGGTAGTCGTCCGGCAAAGGCAGCTCAAAGAACTGGCATCCGTCGTTTTCAATAGTCTCCTCCGACATCAGAACTACGACGTTATTGGAAGATCTGAAGAGGTCGGCCTCACTCACTACGCCATAGCCAGCGACATCTCTCGCCACATCACGCTTCCGAGTGGCTTTAGCCTCCTTGTAGCCCTTTCTGAACTCATTAGAAAACGTGGAAATAACCTCACCTGGAAGGTAGGCCTGATTGACCAGCATCGCGCGAAGCATATTCGCTGACGCAGTTGGATATTCATTCAGCAAGCGCCCGGCCAAATGAGTGATGTATGGTGCCGCGAAGCTCGTTCCGCTAACTTCTTTGAAGATGGTGTTGCCTGCCCACTGATGGTTAAGCGTAAGTACACCCAGCCCCCGCATGTGCGGCGACCACTGAGCATTGGCCTGCCTCATGGGGCTGGCAAGGTTACCACCCGCCGCAACAAGCTCGGGCTTGAGCGCACCCTTAACCGAGGGGCCATGCCGAGTGAAAGGTGATGGTTGGTTTTCCGAGGCAGGCGAGAGCTGACTGATATCTGGATATTTCTGGCTGTCAAAAGTGGCGTTGTGCCGGGAGATGCTTCCCACCGTCAGCACCATCATTGCGGGTGCCGGATCGATGATTGCGCTTTGTTCTGCGACAAGATATTCGGGGTACTCGTCACGCCAGCTGTTTACCGGAACTGGAGGTTCTTCAGAGCCGCGGAAGTTACCCGTAGAGACCACAAACAAAATGTTATGCCGCCTTGAGAGGACGTCCAGGATGTAGGCGAGCCCCCTGACATGAGCTCCATCGTACGGAGCATTATTGTTACCCAGGGAGAGATTGAAGATCCGACATCCAAGCTCGACGAAGTACTCAACCGCTTTCGTCAGTGATGCCTCAAGCGAGAGCTCGTCATAGATCGCATCGCCAGTATGCGGACACTTCTTCATCACCTTCCCATTGAAAATCCAGAGCTCCGGGCGCCAGAAATTTGAGTTGTTGCAGGCCTCTACGTCGCCATACAGGGCCACACCGGCTACAGCAGTACCATGTCCCGCCTGGTCATCGTCTCCTTCCTCATCCACAAAGGAGGCGCTTTCAGCCATCGCAGGTTTCAAGAGGGGGTGGTTCCCGTTGATACCACTGTCCAGAATGCAGACCCGTGCCGCATCTGCGGCCGGTGCAGGTATGTTTCGAGGTAGCTCGTTGATATCCCGATTCAGCTGCTGAATGCTGATTCCGGTGGCGGGAATGAGATCAACAAGCCGGACATCGCGGTGGTTCAGCAGTAGCTGTGCTTGTTCGGGCGTCACCTCAACCCGGTACATGAGCAAGCTGTCCAGATTCAGCTTGTCGAGCCTTTTAATGCGCTCCCCTGAGAGCCAGGCCTCGAAAGCATTTGTGAGTAGGATTCGCTTCGGGTGGCTCGCTACATAGACAGGCCATAGTTCGACATCAAGCTTGAAGGTGGGGGTGTCCGGAATCCCGATATGGGTGATCGCCCAGCTCTTCCGATCCTCCGCAGACCATGTCTCCACCCCTGCGATAGCCTCCAGAATCTGGCCATAGGTCAAGGCGTCGTCCATAACACCCAGCTTCGTCAGATGGTCAGCGAACTTGGCCAAACCTTCTTCTGTCGCGAAAACAACGCAAAGCTGTTTATCCTCCTGGCTGACGAACTCCAAGCCATGGACATCAAGGTTTGAGAAGTTGAGAGTGCCGTCGTATTTCAGTTTGAGGACGTAGGGAGAGTTAGCTGTCGAGCCGATCTGCTTTTTGGCTTGCCCTTCAGCCGTAAGAAAGTAAGCATTGAGTTTCTGGCCATGCCCTCGACGATCTTCACGTTTGGTGAAGGGAGGGGGATTCTTGGTCCGGCGTGAGTTATCCAGAACTTCCCGTGCAATGTTCAGATGCTTGTAGGTAGCCACCGCTTCTTCCTTGAATTGTTATGATTCAGGACTTCCTGAGATCTTCTCTTGCAAGTGCGCTTTTCAGCTCTTTGAGGGTCAGAAACTCTTGCTCCCGCAGGATCATCCGCTTCGCGGCGCGACGTATAACTCGCTCAACATCAGCTCCGCTCTTGCCCTTAAACTCCGTCAATACTTCCTTGTCGTCAATCTCAAATTGACGCCGGATTCCTCTCAGCTTCAGTGACAAAATATCTTTCAGTTGCTTCTCATCCGGGAGCGGAAATTCGATGGATTCATCAAATCGTCGCCAAATGGCAGTGTCCAGAATCTTCTCATGGTTAGTAGCAGCCAAGATCAAACTGCGACCTTCGTATGAGTCCATCATCTGAAGCACTGCGTTTACTACACGTCGCAGCTCACCATGGTCGCCACTATCGCCGCGCTCTTTACCGATTGCATCGAACTCATCGAATAGAACAACAAACGGATGCTGGGCAATAAAATCGAAGACCTTGCGAAGGTTGGCAGCCGTTTCACCAAGGAAAGACGAAACCAGCGCATCCAATCGGACAATTGCCAAAGGTCGATCAAGTTCGAACGCTACTACCTCGGCTGCCAGTGTCTTTCCGCAGCCCGGTGGGCCGAAGAAAATCACCTTGCCCGCGGGCTTCATACCGTAGCTGCGGAGCACATCAGCACGACGGTTCTCTTCGAGTATCTCCTCTAGTGCAGCAGAGCTGCTGGGAGGGAGAATCACTTCATCAAGGGAGCGCTTAGGTGACCTTATGTCAAGCAGCGGTAAACCGCGCTCTTTATCTACGGGAACATCATAGTGAGTGCGTGATGTGCTACTAGATGCTTTGAAGTTCAAGTCGCTGCCGTAGAGGATTTGCTCTAGATCATTAGCGAGAAGATGGTGTTGTTTCTGCCGCTCTTCCTCGATAACAGCTTTAGAGGCAAGGCGAAACGCATCGGTATCACCTGCAGTGCCCGCTTTGAACAACTGGCGAAGAATTTTCCCATTGGCCATAGTCGCCACCCTCTGAGTTACCGCTATTTTATATTATATGTAGGTATTGATAAACCCAGTTGCGGCTACATAACTTGCAATAAATTGTTTCGCATTTTGATCTTCATGGTCAAGGACTCCATTCCTCATTAAATAGCTAAACACACTTGAGATTAAAAGTTTGGAGTAGTGCGGCTGATATGGCAGTGTAGCCTAACTCACGTTCTAAAAACTTTAAATAACTAGCCTTCGAAATTCCGCCGAGCGGCAGAGCATCATGCCGCCTAGCGCCCAATCGCCAATGCTACCCAAGAGTGAGGCAATGGGCCTGCAGGCCTCAAAGCCTGCTAGGCAGCTGGAGTCTGATGCTTACGCAGCTTCTTCATCATCCGCCACCTCCTCGCCCATCGGGGCGGGCGGTCGTGATGGTTGGACTCGGTTTTACATTGGGCACTATTCGCGCCCAGTTGCTTTTTGGTTTTTGAATATAGTTTCCAGCTTTGCGAGCTTTGGTGCTATTGATATCTGGCAGTATCTATTGCTTGGGTTCTTTGTGAAGAAGTCTTGGTGGTATTCCTCGGCTTCGAAGAATTCAGTTAACCTCTCTAAGGTGGTTGCCGTTGGGTTTTTCCAAAGGCCATTTTTTTCAGTTTCTAGTATTGCGGTTTTCGCGGTTACTAGCTGTTCGTCGCTATCATAAAATATGGCAGATCGATATTGGGTTCCGATATCTGCACCTTGCCTATTTAGAGTGGTTGGGTCATGTATTGCAAAGAAAATCTCAAGCAATTCGGATAGGCTGATTTTGCTACTATCAAATTCAATCTTTATTGCTTCGGCATGGCCTGTTTTGCCAGTGCATATATCATCATATGTTGGTGCGTTGAGGGTTCCCCCCGTGTAGCCACATTTCACAGACTGAACGCCCTTGATTCTCTTGAAGACTGGTTCAAGACACCAAAAGCAACCGCCTGCCAGTACTATTTTTTCGGTTTTCATACGGGTCTCTGTATAAAATTCAGGGGGCTGGGGTGCTGCCGATATGGGTGCAGTATGGCTGCTGTGCTGTCACGTAGATCGCCTGGCTGGGCTATAGCTATGCTGAGGCGCGCTAGCAATAGGATTCCTAGCATAGATTTACTCTTGACTGTCCTCCTAATCCCTGGGTGGGGTTGTGCGCCTCCCAGAACGTTCGCAGCAAAGTGGAGTAATCGATCTGCTGAGGGTCGAATACCACCAGCACCACCTCCGTATGGCCTGTCAGGCCGGAACAGACTTCGTCGTAGGTCGGGTTCGGTGTCAAACCGCCGGAGTAGCCTACGGCGGTGGTCCACACACCCGGTAACTCCCAGAAGCGGCGCTCTGCTCCCCAAAAGCAACCCATGGCGAATATGGCCTGGGATAAGCCAGCCGGCAAGGGCGGCTGCAAAGGGTTGCCGTTCACATAATGGGCTGGTGGTACTGGTACGGCTGTCGAGCGGCCGGGTAACGCCTGCTCGGCAGTTGGCAGTGCCTGTTTGTTGACCAGAATCTGCGAGCGTAGCGACATGGTTGCCTCGGTCGAAATGGGGGCGGACAGCTAGGCTACAAAAGCAGACATGATAGTGAAAGCTTGACGGCGACCACGCGTCGCCGATCTGGCGAAAGTGTTTCCCGGCGCTTAGCGCCAATGGGGATAGCGGCGCAAGGCGTCGCTCAGGATGTTGCCGGGAATCGGTTTGTCGAACAGATAGCCCTGGCCGATATCGCAGCGATGATGGCGGAGGAACTTGAGTTGCTCGGCTGTCTCGATACCTTCGGCGACCACCTTCAGGTGCAGCTTGCGCGCCATGGCAATGACCGCGGAGGTGATCTCCATGTCGTCCTGATTGTCGGGAATATCCTTGATGAAGCTGCGATCGATCTTGATCACGTCAATGGGAAATTTCTTCAGGTAACTGAGCGAGGAATATCCCGTGCCGAAGTCATCCATGGCCAGGGTCAGGCCCAATGCCTTCAAACCGATCAGCTGCTGCCGGGTTTCTTCGGTTGCGTCGAGCAGCAGGCTTTCGGTCAGCTCCAGTTCCAGCTGACCCGGAGAAAGCTGCTCCTCCAGAAGGATGGAGGCAATCGAGCCCAGCAGATCCGGGTCAGAGAATTGCTTGGGAGACAGGTTGATCGCAATCTGCGGTTTGCCGTGGCCCAGCGCCGACAGTCTGACGCCCATGCGACATGCCTCGCGCAGGACCCACTTGCCGATAGGAATGATCAGGCCGGTCTCTTCAGCGACACTGATGAACTGATCCGGGCGGATCATTCCTTTTTCCGGATGGTTCCAGCGCAGCAACGCTTCCAGTCCCTGCAGCTGTCCGCTACGCAGGCACAGCTTCGGCTGATAGAAGACTTCAAGCTCGTTCTGAGTGAGGGCGCGGCGCAGGTTGTTCTCGACGAACAGCTTGTAGTTGGCCTCGGCATGCAGTGCCTCGGTGAAGATCTGCACCTGATTCTTGCCGTTGGCCTTGGCCTTGTGCAGCGCTTGTCCCGCATGCTTCATCAGCGTTTCCGGATCCCGACCGTGTTGCGGCGAGCAGGCCAGTCCCAGCGACGCGCTGACGCTGATCAGCTGCTTGTCGACGAACAGTGGTTTGTCGAGGACGCGCAGAACCTGATCGGCCAGCCGCAGCCCTTCATCCAGCTCCATGTCATCGAACAGCAAAGCGAACTCGTTGCTGGCAAACCGTGCCAGCACGCTCTGCTGACTGAGGCCGTTGCGCAGTCGGCGCGCCAGGCTGGTAAGCAGCTTGTCGCCGGTCTGGTGGCCGAGGCTGTCGTTGATGCGCTTGAAGTTGTCGATATCCACCAACAGCAGGCAGAGCCGAGGCTCGGCACCTGCAGCAAAGCGTTCCTCGAGGCTGCGAATGAAATATGGCCGGTTGCCGAGGTTGGTCAGGTTATCGGTATAGGCCAGTCGCTCAATATGCTGATGGGCCAGTTTGCTGCGGGTGATGTCTTCGTAGATGCCGATGTAATGAGTCAGCACGCCTTCATCGTTGAACACCTTGGAGATCGACAGCTGACCCCAGTAGGGCTCCAGATTCTTGCGGCGGGAGCGGAACTCGCCCTGCCAGCTGTTGCTGTGGGCGAGCACCGATGAGGTATCGAACAGCAACTCGCTGAGATTTTCCAAGGCCTTCAGATCGGTCAGGCGGTGGCCGCGTACCTCGGCCGCGGAGAACTGGCTGATGCTGGTGAAGGCCGGATTGACATACTCCACGCGACCGTCACGGTCGACCAGGATGAAGGCACTTGCGCTCTGTTCCACGGCGCGCTGGAACAGACTGAGCATATGGGTCGCGCTCAGGCGTTGCTGGTTGGCCAGCACTTGTGCGTATTGGTCCGCCAGCTCTCCGGCGAAGGCGACCTCGTCGGCTTGCCAGGTTCTCGGCTGACCGGCGTGCTGCAGGCTCAACACGCCAATCACTTCACCACCGACTCGAATGCTGGCGTCGAGGATCGAGCGGATGCCTTGCGGACGATGGAGCTGCTCGCCTAATGCGCTGGTGCGATGGTCCTGCGACACGTCCTGCGCATCGACGGCCCGCCCGCTCTGCAGGGCTTGCAGATAGCGCGGGAAGGGCGTCAGCTCCACTTCCGGCAGCGTTTCATAGTTGTCGCTGCCGAGCCTGTAGCAAGCAATCGGCTCGAGGCGGGTGCCGTTCAGATGCCAGATGGCTGCACGGTCGACCTCATAGACTTCGCAGGCGGCCTGCGTGATCAGTTGCGCTGCTTCCTGCTGTGGATTGGTGGAGCTGTATCGGTGCCGCGCCAGCTTGACGATGAGTCCCTGCTGCGTACGTGAGCGCAGCATGTGTTCGAGGTGTTCGTCCTGCGTCTGCTGGTGCTGCTGCAGCGAGGTGCGAAGGCGGGCATTCTGGGACCTGAGGTCCTGATCCGACTCTGGCCTTCGGCCCGCCATCAGATAGCCCCGCAGCAATTCACGCCCGTACTGCTGGCAGACTTCGCCCAGCTCAGTGATATCCAGCACACTGTCAGGTGTGTGTAGCCGGTAACTGACGGAATAGTGGTTGCGTGCGCTCAGCTGCTGCTGGATATCTTCATGCAGCTGAAGACGAGCGCTGGGCTCCATCAGGCTGGCATAAGGGGAGTCGATCAGTGAGCACAGGTCGCTGGCAGACACGCCGAGCAGACGTTCACAGGCAGGGTCGAGAAACAGCAGCGTCCAGCTGGACTCGTTCAGCCGCTCGAAACGCAGCATGCCCAGCCGTGAAGGCACTGGCAACTGCGTCACAACCTCGGTCGCCAGGCGGCTGGCGGCATCGGTATGTATTTTCATCGAGCGGTTGGCTTCCAGTATGCTCCACGGAGTCGGGCTGGCTCGGGCTCCAGGCACCGTTCCAGCGAAGGACGATGGCTAAATAATATTAATTTCGGCAAGGGTGCATCATGCGACAGGGACTGACAAGTCGACTTGCAAAGTTAGTGATGGTCTCGGTTTTCTGGACGATCGGCACACCATCGATGGCGGCTGAGCCAATCGAATTCGGTTCTGACGAATCGACCCTTTACCTGACCGAACTGAAGAAGCTTTATCTCACCTCGAGCGATCGCACGGCGCTGCTGACGCACAGCAATAGCCTGTTGGATACCTACGCATTGCGTGCCGGTTACCAGGTCGGCCAGGCCAATCCCCAGGACTTTCTCTACGAGCTGAGCGTCACCGCGCCGGGCGAGTTGCGTATCCGTGAGGAAGTGCGCGGCAGCAGTGGCGGCGTAGCCGTTCGCAATCGCAGTCTGTCGGTATTTGGTCTCGATCCCTACCTGCAATACCAGTGTCCTCCTCAGGGGCCTAGCTGCTTCGTCAACAGTCCGGTCGACGGCCTGCCGTTGGTGGTCATCCTGCGCGACCCCAAGGGCGCCGAAGAGCTCGCCAAGGCACTGTCGTTTCTGATTCGCAACCTGCAAAAGGGCTGACAGAACGGCCAGCGACTGCACCTGAGCTGATGGCTTTCCGGCAACCTGGAAAACAAGAACGCCGCGCCCTCGTGAGAGGACGCGGCGTTCCTGTTTGGGTACAGGCGTTTACAGCAGCATCGTACGAATATCCGCCAGCAGCTCGGATAGGCGCTTGGTGAAGCGCGCCGCCGCCGCACCGTTGATGACACGGTGGTCATAGGATAGCGACAGCGGCAGCATCAGCCGTGGCTGGAAGGCCTTGCCATCCCACACCGGCTGCATGGTCGCCTTGGATACGCCGAGGATCGCCACTTCCGGTGCATTGACGATCGGCGTGAAGCCGGTGCCGCCGATGTGGCCGAGGCTGGAGATCGTGAAGCACGCACCCTGCATCGCATCCGGTGAAAGCTTCTTGGTACGTGCCTTCTCAGCCAGCTCCGCAGCCTCGCCGGCTAGTTGCAGCAGGCTCTTCTGGTCGACGTTGCGAATCACCGGGACCATCAGGCCATCCGGCGTGTCGACGGCAAAACCTACGTGCACGTACTTCTTGCGGATCAGCGCCTTGCCGCTCGGGGCCAGCGAACTGTTGAAGTCCGGCAGTTCCTTGAGCAGGTGCGCGCACGCCTTGAGCAGCAGCGGCAGCACGGTGAGCTTGACCCCAGCCTTTTCGGCGATTGCCTTCTGCGCGACGCGGAAGGCTTCCAGCTCGGTAATGTCGGCCGACTCGAACTGGGTCACGTGCGGCACGTTGAGCCAGCTGCGATGCAGGTTGGCGGCACCGACCTGCATCAGGCGAGTCATTGCTACTTCTTCGACTTCACCGAAACGGCTGAAGTCTATCGCCGGGATCGGCGGGATGCCCGCACCACCGGTAGCACCTTCGGCAGGAGCCTGCTTGACCTTGTGCAGCATGTTCTTGACGTAGGCCTGAACGTCTTCCTTGAGGATTCGGCCCTTCGGACCAGTGGCCGGAACATCAGCCAGCTCTACGCCAAACTCGCGGGCAAGCATGCGTACCGCTGGCCCCGCATGCACCTTGGTGCCAGCCTTGCTCGGACCGCTGACCGCCGGAGCGGGCGTTGCGGCAGCTTTCGCCTCGGGAACGCCTTGCTTGTTCGGTGCAACCGCCTGCTGTTGCGGTGCAGCCTCCGCCTTGGTGGCGGGCTTCTTCGCTGGTGCGGTGCCTTGAACCCTTAGGGTCAGGATCAGATCGCCGGTCCTGGCTTCGTCGCCGACCTTGATCGACAGCGATTCCACAATACCGGCCTTGGGTGCCGGAATCTCCATGCTGGCTTTGTCCGATTCCAGCGTGATCAGCGACTGGTCCGCCTCGACGCTGTCCCCGGCCTTGACCATCACTTCGATGACATTGGCACTGCCGCTGGAG includes:
- the aceF gene encoding dihydrolipoyllysine-residue acetyltransferase — its product is MSETIRVPDIGSGEGEVIELFVKVGDRIEADQSILTLESDKASMEIPAPKAGVVKSLKVKLGDRLKEGDELLELESEDGQDSAAPSQAAAEPAGAASGGPTDETEAPTPPGDDDASASAGEGETQEIKVPDIGSLGKASVIEIAVKPGDTIAAEQALITLESDKASMEIPSPAAGVVESISVKVGDEVGTGDLILVLKGAAPSKPAASKAPASQAASAPKQKLSEPAVEEPAEDAGESVEEVRIPDIGSSGSANVIEVMVKAGDSVEADQSLITLESDKASMEIPAPKAGIVESLSIKVGDEARTGDLILTLRVQGTAPAKKPATKAEAAPQQQAVAPNKQGVPEAKAAATPAPAVSGPSKAGTKVHAGPAVRMLAREFGVELADVPATGPKGRILKEDVQAYVKNMLHKVKQAPAEGATGGAGIPPIPAIDFSRFGEVEEVAMTRLMQVGAANLHRSWLNVPHVTQFESADITELEAFRVAQKAIAEKAGVKLTVLPLLLKACAHLLKELPDFNSSLAPSGKALIRKKYVHVGFAVDTPDGLMVPVIRNVDQKSLLQLAGEAAELAEKARTKKLSPDAMQGACFTISSLGHIGGTGFTPIVNAPEVAILGVSKATMQPVWDGKAFQPRLMLPLSLSYDHRVINGAAAARFTKRLSELLADIRTMLL